In Afipia sp. GAS231, a single window of DNA contains:
- a CDS encoding DUF5996 family protein, which produces MSNHQQTPWPELPTAAWRDTAATVQLWTQIVGKIRLTKSPWLNHSWHVTLYVTPRGLTTSPVPDGTRTFQIDFDFIDHVLHIATSDGAHRQFALAGHSVASFYAATLAALADLGIAVSIDEMPNEIPEPVRFSLDTVHASYDPDAVRRFLQILVNCDRVFKQFRTGFLGKASPVHFFWGSFDLAVTRFSGRRAPRHPGGVPHLPDAVACEAYSHEVSSAGFWPGGGAIDYPAFYSYAYPEPAGFRAAKAKPDAAFFSEELGEFILPYDAVRTAADPDKALLDFLESTYQAAAVAGKWDRDALECDQGRPGVVRQI; this is translated from the coding sequence ATGAGCAACCATCAGCAAACCCCGTGGCCGGAATTGCCGACCGCGGCGTGGCGTGACACCGCTGCGACGGTGCAGCTCTGGACCCAGATCGTCGGCAAGATCCGGCTGACCAAGTCGCCCTGGCTCAATCACTCCTGGCACGTGACGCTCTATGTCACCCCGCGCGGCTTGACGACCTCGCCGGTGCCGGATGGCACACGAACGTTCCAGATCGACTTCGATTTCATCGACCACGTTTTGCACATCGCGACCAGCGACGGCGCGCACCGGCAGTTCGCGCTGGCCGGGCACTCGGTCGCGAGCTTCTACGCCGCGACGCTGGCAGCGTTGGCAGACCTCGGCATCGCCGTCAGCATCGACGAGATGCCGAACGAAATCCCGGAGCCGGTGCGATTCTCGCTGGACACCGTGCATGCGTCCTACGATCCCGATGCGGTGCGGCGCTTCCTGCAGATCCTGGTGAATTGCGATCGCGTCTTCAAGCAATTCCGCACCGGCTTTCTCGGCAAGGCGAGCCCGGTGCATTTCTTCTGGGGCAGTTTCGATCTGGCCGTGACGCGCTTCTCGGGCCGCCGCGCGCCGCGCCATCCCGGCGGCGTGCCGCATTTGCCCGATGCGGTCGCCTGCGAAGCCTATTCGCATGAGGTCTCGAGCGCCGGCTTCTGGCCGGGCGGCGGCGCCATCGATTATCCCGCGTTCTATTCCTATGCCTATCCCGAGCCGGCGGGTTTTCGCGCCGCGAAGGCAAAGCCCGATGCGGCGTTCTTCAGCGAAGAACTCGGCGAATTCATTTTGCCCTATGATGCCGTACGCACGGCTGCCGATCCCGACAAGGCGCTGCTCGATTTCCTTGAGAGTACGTATCAAGCCGCGGCGGTGGCCGGAAAATGGGATCGCGATGCGCTGGAATGCGACCAGGGCCGGCCGGGCGTGGTGCGGCAGATTTAG
- a CDS encoding MAPEG family protein: protein MTAYSFSIVGVLFLCLLSIVLAVHSGSSKGRAGALSGPVLPPDDDNLLYRVDRVHMNAVEALTPFAVPAVLATMVGVSPTLLATLVWVYVAIRVIHVAVYLRGGKAAKGGSFRTVLYVSGALVTVVLIATTALATIH from the coding sequence ATGACGGCGTACTCATTCAGCATCGTCGGAGTACTTTTTCTCTGTCTCCTGTCAATCGTACTGGCGGTTCATTCGGGATCGTCCAAAGGAAGAGCCGGCGCGCTGTCCGGGCCTGTCTTGCCACCCGACGACGATAACCTGCTCTACCGCGTCGATCGCGTGCACATGAACGCGGTAGAGGCGCTGACTCCATTCGCTGTCCCGGCTGTGCTGGCGACAATGGTAGGTGTGAGTCCAACCCTACTTGCAACGCTGGTATGGGTCTACGTCGCAATCCGCGTGATCCACGTTGCGGTCTATTTGCGCGGCGGCAAGGCCGCCAAAGGCGGCAGCTTCAGAACCGTTCTCTACGTTTCAGGGGCGCTCGTTACCGTCGTACTTATTGCCACAACGGCGCTAGCGACCATCCACTGA
- the wrbA gene encoding NAD(P)H:quinone oxidoreductase codes for MAKVLVLYYSAYGHIEAMANAVAEGAREAGATVDIKRVPELVPADVAKASYYKVDQAAPIAKVEELPNYDAIIVGTGTRFGRMSSQMANFLDQAGGLWVKGALHGKVGGAFASTATQHGGQETTLFSIITNLLHFGMTIVGLNYGFAGQMKLDEVTGGAPYGATTITGGDGSRQPSENELAGARYQGRVIAETAKKLHG; via the coding sequence ATGGCCAAAGTACTCGTGCTCTATTATTCCGCCTACGGTCACATCGAAGCGATGGCGAATGCCGTCGCCGAAGGCGCCCGCGAAGCCGGCGCCACGGTCGACATCAAACGCGTGCCCGAACTGGTGCCCGCCGATGTCGCCAAGGCGTCGTATTACAAGGTCGATCAGGCGGCTCCGATCGCCAAGGTCGAGGAACTCCCCAATTATGACGCCATCATCGTCGGCACCGGCACCCGCTTCGGCCGCATGTCGTCGCAGATGGCCAACTTCCTCGACCAGGCCGGCGGCCTCTGGGTCAAGGGCGCCCTGCACGGCAAGGTCGGCGGCGCCTTTGCCTCGACCGCGACCCAGCATGGCGGCCAGGAGACCACGCTGTTTTCGATCATCACCAATCTCTTACACTTTGGTATGACGATCGTCGGCCTCAACTATGGTTTCGCCGGGCAGATGAAACTCGACGAAGTGACCGGCGGCGCGCCCTATGGCGCCACCACCATCACGGGCGGCGACGGCAGCCGTCAGCCGAGCGAGAACGAGCTCGCCGGCGCGCGCTATCAAGGACGTGTGATCGCGGAGACCGCGAAAAAACTGCATGGCTGA
- a CDS encoding lipopolysaccharide biosynthesis protein, which yields MAEPGADKYFTENKAYAGLGRASLHSGVIFIAARGANIFVQLASTILLARILSPHDFGLVAMVIALVGFAPMLIDLGTSEASTQKTHITQADISTLFWLNIAVALVLTVLLAGGSSAVAVFFGEPSLTGIALVLSGTFILTALSTQHYALMRRAMQFRHIAMIDISANLIGSIVSVAMALTGWGYWSLVAKPIVTAALTVVFVWMSCHWVPGRPRFSSDVKELVGFGLGVTGFTMTDYLAKSADRIAIGYFLGAGPLGYFQNAFTIYSNLLSILTEPLHNIAASSLSKLRNDADELKRSWTLALSTLNFFSAPAFAVLAVTGQDFVVLLLGQKWAPAGPLLCIFAVRGIAHCVERTMGWLHVAAGRADRWMWWGVYSAVFQLMALAAGLPFGVTGVAISYTIAMFVLFVPALVYAGRPVGIGTKDVLQAVGPQTVAALTAVAVGFVVQQEFLRELSQFMRVFLSAMVCAVAYFAVVIGVFRVTDPLRLVLSVLRDFRAVRSPVSS from the coding sequence TTGGCTGAGCCCGGCGCCGACAAATATTTCACGGAAAACAAGGCCTATGCCGGCCTTGGCCGGGCGTCGCTGCACAGCGGCGTGATCTTCATCGCCGCGCGCGGCGCCAATATCTTCGTGCAACTGGCGTCGACGATTTTGCTGGCGCGGATTCTTAGTCCACATGACTTCGGTCTGGTGGCGATGGTGATTGCGCTGGTCGGTTTCGCGCCGATGCTGATCGATCTCGGCACCAGCGAAGCGTCGACGCAGAAGACCCACATTACCCAGGCCGACATCAGTACCCTGTTCTGGCTCAACATCGCGGTAGCGCTGGTCCTCACCGTTCTGCTCGCCGGTGGCAGCAGCGCCGTTGCGGTGTTCTTTGGCGAGCCGTCCCTGACCGGCATCGCGCTGGTGTTGTCGGGCACGTTCATCCTGACGGCGCTGTCGACCCAGCATTACGCGCTGATGCGACGGGCAATGCAGTTCCGTCACATCGCGATGATCGATATCTCCGCCAATCTGATCGGCAGCATCGTCAGCGTCGCGATGGCGCTGACCGGCTGGGGCTACTGGTCGCTGGTCGCCAAGCCGATCGTGACCGCGGCGCTGACCGTCGTCTTCGTCTGGATGAGCTGCCATTGGGTTCCCGGACGGCCGCGTTTCTCATCTGATGTGAAGGAACTGGTCGGCTTCGGACTGGGCGTGACCGGCTTTACCATGACCGACTATCTGGCGAAATCGGCGGATCGGATTGCGATCGGCTATTTCCTCGGCGCAGGCCCGCTCGGCTATTTCCAGAACGCGTTCACGATCTACAGCAACCTGCTCAGCATTCTCACCGAGCCGCTGCACAACATCGCGGCCTCGAGTCTGAGCAAGCTCCGCAACGATGCCGACGAACTCAAGCGGTCCTGGACGCTGGCGCTGTCGACGTTGAACTTCTTTTCCGCGCCCGCCTTTGCGGTGCTCGCGGTGACCGGGCAGGATTTCGTGGTGCTGTTGCTGGGGCAGAAATGGGCACCTGCCGGCCCGCTATTGTGCATCTTCGCGGTGCGCGGCATTGCCCATTGCGTCGAGCGCACCATGGGATGGCTTCATGTCGCGGCCGGACGCGCCGACCGCTGGATGTGGTGGGGCGTCTACAGCGCCGTGTTCCAGCTGATGGCCCTGGCGGCCGGTCTGCCGTTCGGCGTTACCGGTGTCGCCATCAGCTATACGATCGCAATGTTTGTCTTGTTCGTCCCGGCGCTGGTCTATGCCGGACGTCCGGTCGGCATCGGCACAAAAGATGTGTTGCAGGCCGTCGGTCCCCAGACGGTCGCGGCGCTCACCGCCGTTGCCGTGGGCTTCGTGGTGCAACAGGAATTTCTCCGCGAGCTGTCCCAGTTCATGCGCGTTTTCCTCTCCGCCATGGTTTGCGCGGTGGCCTATTTCGCCGTGGTGATCGGTGTCTTCAGGGTCACCGATCCGCTGCGGCTGGTCCTTTCCGTGCTGCGCGACTTTCGTGCCGTTCGTTCACCCGTTAGTTCCTGA
- a CDS encoding SRPBCC family protein has translation MSTRLSVAPIKQSIVVEASIERAFKVFTEDFGSFKPPEHNLLTVPIAETVFEPRVGGHIYDRGVDGSECHWARVLAYEPPNRVLLSWDISPTWQIETNPDKTSEWEVWFIAETPSRTRLELEHRHLERHGEGWEGVRAGVEGDQGWPLYLQRFARIIAGEA, from the coding sequence ATGAGCACACGTCTGTCGGTCGCGCCCATCAAGCAGTCTATTGTGGTGGAAGCGTCAATCGAGCGCGCGTTCAAGGTCTTCACTGAAGATTTCGGCAGCTTCAAGCCGCCCGAGCACAATCTGCTCACCGTCCCCATCGCGGAGACCGTGTTCGAGCCTCGGGTAGGTGGACACATCTATGATCGAGGCGTCGACGGCAGCGAATGCCACTGGGCGCGCGTGCTGGCATATGAACCGCCAAATCGGGTACTTCTAAGCTGGGACATCAGCCCGACCTGGCAGATCGAGACCAACCCCGACAAGACCAGTGAATGGGAAGTCTGGTTCATCGCGGAAACGCCAAGTCGAACGCGGTTGGAACTGGAGCACCGCCACCTCGAGCGACACGGCGAAGGCTGGGAAGGCGTCCGTGCAGGCGTTGAGGGCGATCAGGGTTGGCCGCTCTACCTTCAACGGTTTGCCAGGATTATCGCTGGCGAGGCTTGA
- a CDS encoding LysR family transcriptional regulator, translating into MSKLPDFEALAIFAKVVELRSFAAAAAELALSKATVSKAVSRLEQRLGARLFNRTSRRLALTDAGQKLAGHAARLLADGEAVENEALSQSSAPRGLVRLAVPMTFGVKAVAPLLPEFLAAYPEVSIDLHLSDATVDLIGDGFDAGLRIARLPDSSLIARRLCAMPRYTVAAPSYLKRHGRPTHPMHLAQHKCFGYTYLSTPNLWHYTNAAGEEASVRPAGQLRVNNGEALLPSVVAGLGIADLPDFIIGDAIASGEVEVILKGWKQPEGAVHLVTPPGGPRPARVEVLAEFLAKKFLKGKGRG; encoded by the coding sequence ATGTCCAAACTCCCGGATTTCGAAGCGCTCGCGATCTTCGCGAAAGTCGTGGAATTACGGTCGTTTGCCGCAGCCGCGGCCGAACTGGCGCTGTCCAAGGCGACGGTGTCGAAAGCGGTCAGCCGGCTGGAACAGCGGCTCGGGGCTCGGCTGTTCAACCGCACCTCGCGGCGGCTGGCGTTGACCGATGCCGGGCAAAAACTCGCCGGACATGCCGCGCGCCTGCTGGCCGACGGCGAGGCGGTCGAAAACGAGGCGTTGTCGCAATCATCAGCGCCGCGCGGGCTGGTGCGGCTCGCGGTGCCGATGACGTTCGGGGTTAAGGCGGTGGCGCCGCTGCTGCCGGAATTCCTCGCAGCCTATCCGGAGGTCTCGATCGACCTTCACCTCAGCGACGCCACCGTCGATCTGATCGGCGACGGCTTCGACGCCGGCCTGCGCATCGCGCGGCTGCCGGATTCGTCCCTGATCGCGCGGCGGCTCTGCGCGATGCCGCGCTATACGGTGGCAGCCCCTTCCTATCTCAAGCGTCACGGCCGGCCGACGCATCCGATGCATCTCGCCCAGCACAAGTGCTTCGGCTACACCTATCTGTCGACGCCCAACCTCTGGCACTACACCAACGCCGCCGGAGAAGAAGCCAGCGTGCGCCCTGCGGGACAATTGCGGGTCAACAACGGCGAAGCGCTGTTGCCGTCGGTCGTTGCGGGTCTCGGCATTGCCGACCTGCCGGACTTCATCATCGGCGACGCCATTGCATCCGGCGAGGTCGAGGTGATCCTGAAAGGCTGGAAGCAGCCGGAAGGCGCGGTGCATCTGGTCACCCCGCCCGGCGGCCCGCGCCCCGCCCGCGTCGAGGTGCTGGCGGAATTTCTGGCGAAGAAATTTTTGAAGGGGAAGGGGCGGGGGTAG
- a CDS encoding SDR family NAD(P)-dependent oxidoreductase → MTKKLAGKVALVTGGSRGIGAASARALADEGANVAISYVASPDKAEAVVRELKAKGVEARAYKADQASSVEVEQLVKDVARQFGRLDILVNNAGVAVSGAVDDANADTAALARQDAINVHGVITAIRTASKLMGEGGRIVTVGSGIATRASFPGLADYAASKAAIVGYTKGASRDLGPRGITVNVLQPGSIDTDMNPKDGGDFAEAQRTQHALQRYGTAEEIAAGVVFLTSPQASFVTGTVLNVDGGFGA, encoded by the coding sequence ATGACCAAGAAACTCGCAGGCAAGGTTGCCCTCGTCACCGGCGGTTCGCGCGGCATCGGCGCTGCCAGCGCCCGCGCGCTCGCCGATGAAGGCGCCAACGTCGCCATCAGCTACGTCGCCTCGCCCGACAAGGCCGAAGCGGTGGTCCGCGAATTGAAGGCCAAGGGCGTCGAAGCCCGCGCCTACAAGGCCGATCAGGCCTCCTCAGTCGAGGTCGAACAACTGGTGAAGGACGTCGCCAGGCAATTCGGCCGGCTCGACATCCTCGTCAACAATGCCGGCGTCGCCGTCAGCGGCGCGGTCGACGATGCCAATGCCGATACCGCAGCGCTTGCCCGCCAGGATGCGATCAACGTTCACGGCGTCATTACCGCAATCCGCACGGCGTCGAAACTGATGGGTGAAGGCGGACGCATCGTCACCGTCGGCTCCGGTATCGCCACCCGCGCCTCGTTCCCCGGGCTTGCCGACTACGCCGCCTCCAAGGCTGCGATCGTCGGCTACACCAAGGGCGCCTCGCGCGACCTCGGCCCCCGCGGCATCACAGTCAACGTGCTGCAGCCCGGATCGATCGACACCGACATGAACCCGAAGGATGGCGGCGACTTCGCCGAAGCCCAGCGCACGCAGCACGCGCTGCAACGCTACGGCACCGCGGAAGAGATCGCAGCCGGCGTCGTATTCCTCACCAGCCCGCAAGCCTCGTTCGTGACCGGCACGGTACTCAACGTCGATGGCGGCTTCGGCGCCTAA
- a CDS encoding sugar phosphate nucleotidyltransferase, giving the protein MKVVLFCGGLGTRIREYSESIPKPMVPVGHQPIMCHVMQYYSQYGHDDFILCLGYKANVIKDYFLNYRQTANSDCVISEFGKKVEILGDRPPDWRVSLVDTGTWRNIGERLMAVKHLVKDEEIFLANYSDGLTDAPLPEMIEKFKASGKIACFIAIHPPISFHLTEFDEDGSVQRIRSSQESDIWINGGFFIFRKEIFDFIQEGEELVLEPFNRLIEGGHLMAYKYEGFWRAMDTLRDRQVLEDMVERGDTPWRIQQTLPDIKAA; this is encoded by the coding sequence ATGAAGGTCGTCCTGTTCTGCGGCGGGCTTGGTACCCGCATCCGGGAATATTCGGAGAGCATTCCGAAGCCGATGGTGCCGGTCGGTCATCAGCCGATCATGTGCCATGTCATGCAGTACTACAGCCAGTATGGGCATGACGATTTCATCCTTTGCCTCGGCTACAAGGCCAACGTCATCAAGGACTACTTCCTGAACTACCGGCAGACCGCCAACAGCGACTGCGTCATTTCGGAGTTCGGCAAGAAGGTCGAGATCCTTGGCGACCGGCCGCCGGATTGGCGCGTCTCGCTGGTGGATACCGGCACCTGGCGCAACATCGGCGAACGCCTGATGGCGGTCAAACATCTGGTCAAGGACGAGGAAATCTTCCTCGCCAACTACAGCGACGGTCTGACTGACGCGCCGCTGCCGGAGATGATCGAGAAATTCAAGGCCAGCGGCAAGATCGCCTGCTTCATTGCCATCCATCCGCCGATCAGCTTCCACCTGACCGAATTCGACGAAGACGGCTCGGTGCAGCGGATTCGTTCGAGCCAGGAATCGGACATCTGGATCAACGGCGGGTTCTTCATTTTCCGCAAGGAGATCTTCGACTTCATCCAGGAAGGCGAGGAACTGGTGCTGGAGCCGTTCAATCGCCTGATCGAGGGCGGCCACCTGATGGCGTACAAGTATGAAGGTTTCTGGCGCGCGATGGATACGCTGCGCGACCGGCAGGTCCTCGAGGACATGGTGGAGCGTGGCGATACGCCGTGGCGGATTCAGCAGACGCTGCCTGATATCAAGGCCGCGTGA
- a CDS encoding class I SAM-dependent methyltransferase, whose product MNAHSFSQLIASKTTHGRCRLCDKALNTSFMDLGMSPLCESFLTAEQTDAMEPFYPLHALVCDSCFLVQLKEYVQPEHIFTEYAYFSSYSTSWVEHARRYCEMIKARLALGANSRVYEIASNDGYLLQHFLPLGVPVTGIEPAANVAEVARKKNIPTLVEFFGLSLAERLASEGKTADLIIGNNVLAQVPDLNDFTAGMAHLLAPQGVITLEFPHLEKLINENQFDTIYHEHFSYFSLVTIDRMAKRHGLKVFDVEEIGTHGGSLRVYLCRDDAAHAVTSKVTALLAHERQIGFEDIATYARFAAGVHDTKRKLLSFLIQAKEKGARICGYGAPGKGNTLLNYCGIGTDFLDFTVDRNPYKHGRYTPGRHIPIYPVEVINEVKPDYLFILPWNLKNEIVAQMRHIGDWGGKFIVPVPTVHVIDPKELSKEFKELSK is encoded by the coding sequence ATGAACGCACATTCCTTCTCACAACTGATCGCGTCGAAAACCACACACGGTCGTTGCCGGCTGTGCGACAAGGCTCTCAACACCAGCTTCATGGACCTCGGAATGTCTCCGCTGTGCGAGAGCTTCCTGACGGCCGAGCAGACCGATGCGATGGAGCCGTTTTATCCGTTGCATGCGCTGGTGTGCGATAGCTGCTTTCTGGTGCAGCTCAAGGAATACGTCCAGCCCGAGCATATCTTCACCGAGTATGCCTACTTCTCGTCCTACTCGACCTCTTGGGTCGAGCATGCGCGGCGCTACTGCGAAATGATCAAGGCCCGCCTGGCGCTCGGCGCCAACAGCCGGGTCTACGAGATCGCCAGCAACGACGGCTACCTGCTGCAGCACTTCCTGCCGCTCGGCGTTCCCGTCACCGGCATCGAGCCGGCGGCCAACGTCGCCGAAGTGGCGCGCAAGAAGAACATCCCGACGCTGGTCGAGTTCTTCGGTCTCAGCCTGGCCGAGAGGCTGGCGTCCGAAGGCAAGACCGCCGATCTCATCATCGGCAACAACGTGCTGGCGCAGGTGCCTGACCTCAACGACTTCACCGCGGGCATGGCGCATCTGTTGGCGCCGCAGGGCGTGATCACGCTGGAGTTTCCGCACCTCGAAAAACTCATCAACGAGAACCAGTTCGATACCATCTATCACGAGCACTTCTCGTACTTCTCGCTGGTTACCATCGACCGCATGGCCAAGCGCCACGGCCTCAAGGTGTTCGACGTCGAGGAGATCGGCACCCACGGCGGATCGCTGCGGGTTTATCTCTGCCGCGACGATGCCGCGCATGCCGTTACGTCGAAGGTCACCGCATTGCTGGCCCACGAACGCCAGATCGGCTTCGAGGACATCGCGACCTACGCACGCTTCGCCGCCGGCGTTCACGACACCAAGCGCAAGCTGCTGTCGTTCCTGATCCAGGCGAAGGAAAAGGGCGCCCGCATCTGCGGTTACGGCGCGCCGGGCAAGGGCAACACGCTGCTCAATTACTGTGGCATCGGCACCGACTTCCTCGACTTCACCGTCGACCGCAATCCCTACAAGCACGGCCGCTACACGCCGGGCAGGCACATTCCGATCTATCCGGTCGAGGTCATCAACGAGGTCAAGCCGGATTATCTCTTCATTCTGCCCTGGAACCTGAAGAACGAGATCGTCGCCCAGATGCGCCATATCGGCGATTGGGGCGGCAAGTTCATCGTGCCGGTCCCGACCGTTCACGTCATCGATCCCAAGGAACTATCAAAGGAATTCAAGGAGCTTTCGAAATGA
- a CDS encoding pirin family protein — protein MIELRPFAKLGGADHGWLKAKHHFSFGSHYDPDNMGHGSLRVWNDDEIAPNTGFPAHPHANMEIITYVREGAITHQDSLGNKGRTEAGDVQVMSAGSGIRHSEYNLEPTKTRIFQIWIEPTTKGGQPTWGAKPFPKSDRSGKLVTIASGIAGDNDALPIRADARVLATTLKAGESAEYDAGKARRLYLVPAAGSVEVNGVRVNARDGAAIRDEAKLTITALEDSELVLVDAA, from the coding sequence ATGATCGAACTCAGACCCTTTGCAAAACTCGGCGGCGCCGATCACGGCTGGCTGAAGGCCAAGCACCACTTCTCGTTCGGCAGCCACTACGACCCCGATAATATGGGCCACGGCTCCTTGCGGGTTTGGAACGACGACGAGATCGCGCCGAACACCGGCTTTCCCGCCCATCCCCACGCCAACATGGAAATCATCACCTATGTCCGCGAAGGCGCGATCACGCACCAGGACAGTCTCGGCAACAAGGGCCGCACCGAAGCGGGCGACGTGCAGGTGATGAGCGCCGGCAGCGGCATTCGTCACTCCGAGTACAATCTGGAGCCGACCAAGACCCGGATCTTCCAGATCTGGATCGAGCCGACGACGAAGGGTGGCCAGCCGACCTGGGGCGCGAAACCGTTTCCGAAGTCGGATCGCTCCGGCAAGCTCGTCACCATCGCCAGCGGCATTGCCGGCGACAACGACGCGCTGCCGATCCGGGCCGATGCGCGGGTGCTCGCCACCACGCTGAAGGCCGGCGAGAGCGCCGAATACGACGCCGGCAAGGCGCGCCGCCTCTATCTGGTGCCCGCGGCCGGCAGCGTCGAAGTCAACGGCGTGCGCGTCAACGCCCGCGACGGCGCTGCGATCCGCGATGAGGCGAAGTTGACCATCACTGCACTGGAGGATTCCGAACTGGTGCTGGTCGACGCGGCGTAG
- a CDS encoding helix-turn-helix transcriptional regulator — translation MAKDSLQLAALGDPTRRRIFELVGARPRTVADITRELTVSQSAVSQHLKVLRESRLVRAEPKGASNVYHIDPAGLGQMRAWLDRFWSGTLAAYKIAVEKPREE, via the coding sequence ATGGCCAAAGATAGCCTGCAACTAGCTGCCCTGGGCGATCCTACTCGCAGAAGGATATTCGAGTTGGTGGGAGCGCGGCCTCGCACTGTGGCTGACATCACGCGAGAATTGACGGTCTCACAGTCGGCCGTCTCGCAGCACCTCAAGGTGCTCCGCGAGTCTCGTTTGGTTCGTGCTGAGCCGAAGGGTGCCAGCAATGTTTATCACATCGATCCAGCAGGGCTTGGTCAGATGCGTGCTTGGCTCGACCGTTTCTGGAGCGGCACGTTGGCAGCTTACAAAATAGCCGTCGAAAAACCGCGGGAGGAATAA
- a CDS encoding glycosyltransferase — protein sequence MHGKVLLLSQRRISDLVAFCLAYEFEDTFQAVTGAERIDAVDLPAIEFSRRAYKLARAATGSSRAALRLAPSPRSKVTLERDYELFFPVFSNAFELYALATLPNWRQRCRKAACFITEVWTDQLPEYLLELLSEFDHIFLGLQHCVDDVARITGRPCSYLPLATDVLRFAPATLDQPRPIDVCNIGRRSEITHRALLADAERRQSFYYYDTVAASGSDLKQRTFRVDNAGEHRLMLAAILKHSNFFIANRSHVNNPEFTAGRDEISARFYEGVAAGTAMIGEAPRTDEFKRQFDWPDAVIHLPFDSPDVADILADLNRDPARLQTVRARNVREAAGRHDWLHRIRIVFDVLGLPPADGMDARAERLDRIASQG from the coding sequence GTGCACGGCAAGGTATTGCTCCTATCGCAGCGCCGGATTTCCGATCTGGTCGCGTTCTGCCTCGCCTATGAGTTCGAGGATACGTTCCAGGCCGTGACAGGCGCCGAGCGCATCGACGCTGTCGATTTACCCGCCATCGAATTCTCCCGACGCGCCTACAAGCTGGCGCGCGCCGCGACCGGGTCGTCCCGCGCGGCACTTCGGCTTGCACCCTCGCCACGGAGCAAGGTGACGCTGGAGCGCGATTACGAACTGTTCTTCCCGGTGTTCAGCAACGCCTTCGAACTGTATGCGCTGGCGACTTTACCGAACTGGCGCCAGCGTTGCCGCAAGGCCGCCTGCTTCATCACCGAGGTGTGGACCGATCAGCTGCCGGAATATCTGCTCGAGCTGCTGTCCGAATTCGATCATATCTTTCTGGGCTTGCAGCATTGCGTCGACGACGTGGCGCGCATCACCGGCCGGCCCTGCAGCTATCTGCCGCTGGCGACGGACGTACTGCGTTTCGCGCCGGCGACGCTGGATCAACCGCGGCCGATCGACGTCTGCAACATCGGCCGCCGCTCGGAGATCACGCACCGCGCGCTGCTGGCGGACGCCGAACGACGGCAGTCCTTCTACTATTACGACACGGTGGCCGCGAGCGGCTCGGACCTGAAGCAGCGCACCTTCCGCGTCGACAACGCTGGGGAACATCGGCTGATGCTGGCCGCGATCCTCAAGCACAGCAACTTCTTCATCGCCAACCGCAGCCACGTCAACAATCCCGAGTTCACGGCCGGCCGCGACGAGATTTCCGCACGCTTCTACGAAGGCGTCGCCGCGGGCACGGCGATGATCGGCGAGGCGCCGCGCACCGATGAATTCAAGCGGCAGTTCGACTGGCCGGACGCGGTGATCCACCTGCCGTTCGATTCCCCTGATGTCGCCGATATCCTGGCCGACCTGAACCGAGACCCGGCGCGGTTGCAGACGGTTCGCGCCCGGAACGTCCGCGAAGCCGCGGGTCGGCACGACTGGCTGCACCGCATCCGCATCGTGTTCGATGTTCTCGGCCTGCCGCCTGCCGACGGCATGGACGCTCGCGCCGAGCGGCTCGACCGGATCGCGTCGCAGGGATAG
- a CDS encoding PIG-L deacetylase family protein: MKGLQLARPGERLSVLCLGAHSDDIEIGAGGTLLSLMERGVQLDVHWCVLSGGGIREDEARKSAADFLAKAAKAEVEVKSFRDGFFPEQGEAIKQWFEELKLRVNPDLILTHRRDDAHQDHRKVCQLTWNTFRDHQILEYEIPKWDGDIGQPNVYVPVSAEALKRKIELLISHFGSQRSKKWFDDETFRGLARIRGMECCAPERYAEAFFGRKLALI, from the coding sequence ATGAAAGGGCTGCAGCTTGCCAGACCGGGCGAGCGTCTCTCGGTTCTCTGTCTTGGAGCGCATTCGGACGATATCGAGATCGGCGCCGGCGGCACGCTGCTGAGTTTGATGGAACGCGGGGTGCAGCTCGATGTGCACTGGTGCGTGCTGAGTGGCGGCGGCATCCGAGAGGACGAAGCCCGGAAATCCGCGGCGGACTTTCTCGCCAAAGCCGCCAAGGCCGAGGTCGAGGTGAAGTCGTTCCGTGACGGTTTCTTCCCCGAGCAGGGGGAGGCGATCAAGCAATGGTTCGAGGAACTGAAGCTCAGGGTGAACCCGGATCTGATTCTGACTCACCGGCGCGACGATGCGCATCAGGACCATCGCAAGGTTTGCCAGCTGACGTGGAATACTTTCCGGGATCACCAGATCCTCGAATATGAAATTCCGAAGTGGGACGGCGATATCGGCCAGCCCAATGTTTACGTGCCGGTGTCGGCTGAGGCGCTGAAGCGCAAGATCGAGTTGTTGATTTCGCATTTCGGAAGCCAGCGTTCCAAGAAGTGGTTCGACGACGAGACCTTTCGGGGTTTGGCGCGGATCAGGGGCATGGAGTGCTGCGCACCGGAGCGTTACGCCGAAGCCTTTTTCGGACGCAAGCTTGCCTTGATTTGA